A stretch of Crossiella cryophila DNA encodes these proteins:
- a CDS encoding dihydroorotase: MTTLIKGARLYGAGDPVDLLIRDGVIETIGADLSAEGAEVVQARGQVLLPGFVDLHVHLREPGREDTETIATGSAAAALGGYTAVFAMANTDPVADNALIVEHVHAEGKRVGLVDVHPVGAVTVGLAGVKLAELGTMAKSKANVRMFSDDGHCVHDPLIMRRALEYSKALDAVIAQHAEEPRLTVGAQAHEGENAARLGLQGWPAAAEESIVARDCLLAQHAGARLHICHVSTAGTVDVLRWAKDRGTQVSAEVTPHHLLLTDDRLDTFDPVNKVNPPLRAASDAQALRQALAEGVVDCVATDHAPHAVQDKDCEWAAARPGMLGLQTALSVVARTMVETGLLDWRGVARVMSERPAAIAGLPDQGRPLAEGEPANLVLIDPDARWTVRGREFASIADNTPFEGMELPARVVLTMLRGEITAADGKARG, from the coding sequence GTGACCACCCTGATCAAGGGCGCCCGGCTCTACGGCGCGGGAGACCCCGTCGACCTGCTCATCCGCGACGGTGTCATCGAGACCATCGGCGCGGACCTCAGCGCCGAGGGCGCCGAGGTCGTGCAGGCGCGGGGCCAGGTGCTGCTGCCCGGTTTCGTCGACCTGCACGTGCACCTGCGCGAACCCGGCCGCGAGGACACCGAGACCATCGCCACCGGCTCCGCGGCGGCCGCGCTCGGCGGCTACACCGCGGTCTTCGCCATGGCCAACACCGACCCGGTCGCCGACAACGCGCTCATCGTCGAACACGTGCACGCCGAGGGGAAGCGGGTCGGCCTGGTCGACGTGCACCCGGTCGGCGCGGTCACCGTCGGACTGGCCGGCGTCAAACTCGCCGAACTGGGCACCATGGCCAAGTCCAAGGCGAACGTGCGGATGTTCAGCGACGACGGGCACTGCGTGCACGACCCGCTGATCATGCGGCGGGCCCTGGAGTACAGCAAGGCGCTGGACGCGGTGATCGCCCAGCACGCCGAGGAGCCCCGGCTCACCGTCGGCGCGCAGGCCCACGAAGGGGAGAACGCGGCCCGGCTCGGCCTCCAGGGCTGGCCCGCCGCGGCCGAAGAGTCCATTGTGGCCCGTGACTGCCTGCTCGCCCAGCACGCCGGGGCGCGCCTGCACATCTGCCACGTCTCCACCGCGGGGACCGTGGACGTGCTGCGCTGGGCCAAGGACCGCGGCACCCAGGTCTCCGCCGAGGTCACCCCGCACCACCTGCTGCTCACCGACGACCGCCTGGACACCTTCGACCCGGTCAACAAGGTCAACCCGCCACTGCGCGCCGCCAGTGACGCGCAGGCGTTGCGGCAGGCACTGGCCGAGGGCGTGGTGGACTGCGTGGCCACCGACCACGCCCCGCACGCGGTGCAGGACAAGGACTGCGAGTGGGCCGCGGCCCGTCCCGGCATGCTCGGCCTGCAGACCGCGCTCTCGGTCGTCGCGCGGACCATGGTGGAGACCGGGCTGCTGGACTGGCGCGGCGTGGCCAGGGTCATGAGCGAACGCCCAGCCGCCATCGCCGGCCTGCCCGACCAGGGCCGCCCCCTGGCCGAGGGCGAACCGGCCAACCTGGTGCTCATCGACCCCGACGCGCGCTGGACCGTGCGCGGCCGCGAGTTCGCCAGCATCGCCGACAACACCCCCTTCGAGGGCATGGAACTGCCCGCCAGGGTCGTGCTCACCATGCTGCGCGGCGAGATCACCGCCGCCGACGGGAAGGCGCGCGGCTGA
- the aroQ gene encoding type II 3-dehydroquinate dehydratase → MNVLVLNGPNLGRLGTREPAVYGSTTHDDLIALCLRTGAELGIEVEVRQTDHEGQMLEWLHEAADARTPVVLNAGAWTHYSIAVRDACAALTAPLVEVHISNVHKREQFRHHSYLSELAAGVIVGLGVDGYALALRWLAGKA, encoded by the coding sequence GTGAACGTGCTCGTCCTCAACGGTCCCAACCTCGGCAGGCTCGGCACCCGCGAACCCGCCGTGTACGGCAGCACCACCCACGACGACCTCATCGCCCTCTGCCTGCGCACCGGCGCGGAACTGGGCATCGAGGTCGAGGTGCGGCAGACCGACCACGAAGGCCAGATGCTGGAGTGGCTGCACGAGGCCGCCGACGCGCGGACACCCGTGGTGCTCAACGCCGGGGCCTGGACGCACTACTCGATCGCGGTGCGGGACGCCTGCGCCGCGCTCACCGCGCCCCTGGTCGAGGTGCACATCTCCAACGTGCACAAGCGCGAGCAGTTCCGGCACCACAGCTACCTCTCCGAACTGGCCGCAGGTGTGATCGTCGGACTGGGTGTGGACGGCTACGCGCTGGCGTTGCGATGGTTGGCCGGCAAGGCATGA
- a CDS encoding PH-like domain-containing protein codes for MRILLTLAMVALILLCAYGMLHGWRKRSRRQATELPPFPAVPAGLSTVEPLLPPETGVYVGTTAAENWVERITVADIGHRAEATATLYPQGLLLDRVGASPLWIDAATIRDARTARGLAGKVVGNNGLLVITWAHGEHLLDTGFRGDDKTGYSDWIAAITQRKAANESA; via the coding sequence ATGCGGATCCTGCTCACCCTGGCCATGGTCGCGCTGATCCTGCTGTGCGCCTACGGCATGCTGCACGGCTGGCGCAAGCGATCCCGCCGCCAGGCCACCGAACTGCCCCCGTTCCCCGCCGTCCCGGCCGGACTGTCCACAGTGGAACCACTGCTGCCGCCGGAGACCGGCGTCTACGTCGGCACCACCGCGGCGGAGAACTGGGTCGAACGCATCACCGTCGCCGACATCGGCCACCGCGCCGAGGCCACGGCCACCCTCTACCCGCAGGGACTGCTGCTCGACCGCGTCGGCGCCAGTCCACTGTGGATCGACGCCGCCACGATCCGCGACGCCCGCACCGCACGCGGGCTGGCCGGCAAGGTCGTCGGGAACAACGGACTGCTGGTGATCACCTGGGCACACGGGGAACACCTGCTGGACACCGGTTTCCGCGGTGACGACAAAACCGGCTACTCCGACTGGATCGCCGCAATCACGCAAAGGAAGGCAGCCAATGAGTCCGCGTAA
- a CDS encoding M24 family metallopeptidase translates to MPESHARRRAALRAELRARRLDAMLVTNLLNVRYLTGFTGSNAALLVSAEDEAADERGTVFCTDGRYLTQSAAQVPDLERLIDRPCDVALLTGIPGGRVGFESHHVTVDGFDLLAAASGGLELTRAPKLVEGLRLVKDEDEVEALRMACAAADRALADLISHGGLRPGRTEKEVGRELEDRMAEHGAAGPSFETIVAAGANSAVPHHRPTDAVLITGDLVKLDFGARVGGYHSDMTRTLVLGRAADWQRELYELVAAAQAAGRDALAPGVEVAAVDAAARSVIEAAGHGERFLHGLGHGVGLEIHEAPSLSKLGVGTLTAGMAVTVEPGVYLSGRGGVRIEDTLVVREGAPELLTLTTKDLVVV, encoded by the coding sequence ATGCCCGAGTCGCACGCCCGTCGCCGTGCTGCCCTGCGCGCTGAACTGCGCGCCCGGCGGTTGGACGCGATGCTGGTCACCAACCTGCTCAACGTCCGCTACCTCACCGGGTTCACCGGGTCCAACGCCGCGCTGCTGGTCTCGGCCGAGGACGAGGCCGCTGACGAGCGGGGCACCGTCTTCTGCACCGACGGGCGTTACCTCACCCAGTCCGCCGCCCAGGTCCCCGACCTGGAGCGGCTGATCGACCGGCCCTGCGACGTGGCCTTGCTCACCGGGATTCCCGGTGGGCGGGTCGGGTTCGAGAGCCATCACGTGACCGTGGACGGGTTCGACCTGCTGGCGGCGGCCTCCGGCGGGCTCGAGCTGACCAGGGCGCCGAAGCTGGTCGAGGGGTTGCGGCTGGTCAAGGACGAGGACGAGGTGGAGGCGCTGCGGATGGCCTGCGCGGCCGCCGACCGGGCCCTGGCCGACCTCATCTCGCACGGTGGGCTGCGGCCCGGCCGCACCGAGAAGGAGGTGGGGCGTGAGCTGGAGGACCGGATGGCCGAACACGGCGCCGCCGGACCCTCCTTCGAGACCATCGTGGCCGCCGGGGCCAACTCCGCGGTACCGCACCACCGGCCAACCGACGCCGTGCTCATCACCGGTGACCTGGTCAAACTCGACTTCGGCGCCCGTGTCGGCGGCTACCACTCCGACATGACCCGCACCCTCGTGCTCGGCAGGGCCGCTGACTGGCAGCGGGAGCTGTACGAGCTGGTCGCGGCCGCGCAGGCGGCCGGGCGGGACGCGCTCGCGCCCGGGGTCGAGGTCGCCGCGGTGGACGCCGCGGCGCGCTCGGTGATCGAGGCCGCGGGGCACGGCGAACGGTTCCTGCACGGCCTCGGGCACGGTGTCGGACTCGAGATCCACGAGGCTCCGAGCCTGTCCAAGCTCGGCGTAGGTACACTGACCGCCGGCATGGCGGTCACCGTCGAACCTGGCGTGTACCTGTCCGGTCGGGGTGGCGTCCGCATCGAGGACACGCTCGTGGTGCGCGAGGGCGCGCCCGAGCTGCTCACCCTGACCACCAAGGATCTCGTGGTCGTCTAG
- the carA gene encoding glutamine-hydrolyzing carbamoyl-phosphate synthase small subunit — MSPRNAAVLVLEDGRTFRGEAYGATGASLGEVVFSTAMTGYQETLTDPSYHRQIVVQTAPQIGNTGWNDEDDESSRIWVAGYVVRDPARTPSNWRSKRSLDEELISQHIVGIAGVDTRTLTRHIRDRGAMRAGIFSGADLADTEALIQRVRQAPAMAGADLAGDVTTAQTYVVPALGEKKFTVAALDLGIKANTPRMMSARGIETHVLPLGSGIEDILALNPDGVFLSNGPGDPATAEHAVAVTREVLRRKLPLFGICFGNQILGRALGRGTYKMRYGHRGINIPVIDVATGKVAITAQNHGFAVEGTPGERFDSEFGAAMISHYCPNDDTVEGLRALDVPAFSVQYHPEAAAGPHDAAPLFDEFVNLMTDKDGNN; from the coding sequence ATGAGTCCGCGTAACGCCGCCGTGCTCGTGCTGGAAGACGGCAGAACCTTCCGTGGCGAGGCCTACGGCGCCACCGGCGCCTCGCTGGGCGAGGTCGTCTTCTCCACGGCCATGACCGGCTACCAGGAGACCCTGACCGACCCGTCCTACCACCGGCAGATCGTGGTGCAGACCGCGCCGCAGATCGGCAACACCGGCTGGAACGACGAGGACGACGAGTCCAGCCGGATCTGGGTCGCCGGGTACGTCGTGCGCGACCCCGCGCGGACCCCGTCCAACTGGCGCTCCAAGCGTTCCCTGGACGAGGAACTCATCAGCCAGCACATCGTCGGCATCGCCGGGGTGGACACCCGCACGCTGACCCGGCACATCCGGGACCGCGGCGCCATGCGCGCCGGGATCTTCTCCGGCGCCGACCTCGCCGACACCGAGGCGCTCATCCAGCGGGTCCGCCAGGCCCCCGCGATGGCCGGCGCCGACCTGGCAGGCGACGTCACCACCGCGCAGACCTACGTGGTCCCCGCGCTCGGCGAGAAGAAGTTCACCGTGGCCGCCCTGGACCTGGGCATCAAGGCCAACACACCGCGGATGATGTCCGCCCGCGGCATCGAGACGCACGTGCTGCCGCTGGGCTCGGGCATCGAGGACATCCTCGCGCTCAACCCGGACGGGGTGTTCCTGTCCAACGGGCCCGGCGACCCGGCCACCGCCGAACACGCCGTCGCGGTCACCCGCGAGGTGCTGCGCCGCAAGCTGCCGCTGTTCGGCATCTGCTTCGGCAACCAGATCCTCGGCCGCGCCCTGGGCCGCGGCACCTACAAGATGCGCTACGGGCACCGGGGCATCAACATCCCGGTCATCGACGTGGCCACCGGCAAGGTCGCCATCACCGCGCAGAACCACGGCTTCGCCGTCGAGGGCACTCCCGGCGAGCGGTTCGACTCCGAGTTCGGCGCGGCGATGATCAGCCACTACTGCCCCAACGACGACACCGTGGAAGGCCTGCGCGCACTCGACGTGCCCGCCTTCAGCGTCCAGTACCACCCCGAGGCCGCGGCCGGACCGCACGACGCGGCCCCGCTCTTCGACGAGTTCGTGAACCTGATGACCGACAAGGACGGGAACAACTGA
- the bldD gene encoding transcriptional regulator BldD — protein MGDYAKALGAKLRAIRQQQGLSLHGVEQKSGGRWKAVVVGSYERGDRAVTVQKLAELADFYGVPVAELLPEGRVPSGAEPATKIVINLERLQQLPAEKVGPLARYAATIQSQRGDYNGKVLSIRTEDLRSLAIIYDMSPGELTEQLIDWGVLPPEARPAKED, from the coding sequence ATGGGCGACTACGCCAAGGCGCTGGGTGCCAAGCTCCGCGCGATCCGCCAGCAGCAGGGCCTGTCCCTGCACGGCGTGGAGCAGAAGTCGGGCGGTCGCTGGAAGGCCGTTGTCGTCGGCTCCTACGAGCGCGGGGACCGGGCCGTCACGGTGCAGAAACTGGCAGAACTGGCCGACTTCTACGGCGTCCCGGTGGCGGAACTGCTGCCGGAGGGCCGGGTGCCCTCGGGCGCCGAGCCTGCCACCAAGATCGTGATCAACCTGGAGCGGTTGCAGCAACTACCAGCGGAGAAAGTCGGGCCGTTGGCCCGGTACGCGGCCACCATCCAGAGCCAGCGCGGAGACTACAACGGCAAGGTGCTCTCCATCCGCACCGAGGACCTGCGTTCGCTGGCCATCATCTACGACATGTCCCCCGGTGAGCTGACCGAACAGCTGATCGACTGGGGCGTGCTGCCGCCCGAGGCCCGTCCGGCCAAGGAAGACTGA
- a CDS encoding aspartate carbamoyltransferase catalytic subunit → MKHLLTTATLEPSWATTLLDTAAELKKTLLGRQVRKLPTLRGRTVITLFYENSTRTRVSFEVAGKWMSADVVNVSVGGSSVSKGESLRDTALTLAAVGADCVIIRHPASGAAHRLATWLEGTGTAVINAGDGMHEHPTQALLDAATLRERLGDLAGKRIGIVGDLLHSRVARSNVHLLRTLGAEVVLVAPPTLVPVGVEQWGVPVSYDLDAELPALDAVMLLRVQAERMHGGYFPSAKEYSIAYGLNEARLRMLPEHAVVLHPGPMLRGMEIASAVADSPRAAITDQVSNGVHMRMAVLYHLLAGEEAVA, encoded by the coding sequence GTGAAGCACCTGCTGACCACCGCGACGCTGGAACCGAGCTGGGCGACCACGCTGCTCGACACCGCCGCGGAACTCAAGAAGACCCTGCTGGGCCGTCAGGTCCGCAAACTGCCCACCCTGCGCGGGCGCACCGTGATCACCCTGTTCTACGAGAACTCCACCCGCACCAGGGTCTCCTTCGAGGTCGCGGGCAAGTGGATGAGCGCCGACGTGGTCAACGTCTCCGTCGGCGGCTCCTCGGTCAGCAAGGGCGAATCCCTGCGCGACACCGCGCTCACCCTCGCCGCGGTCGGCGCGGACTGCGTGATCATCCGGCACCCGGCCTCCGGCGCGGCGCACCGGCTGGCCACCTGGCTGGAGGGCACCGGCACCGCGGTGATCAACGCCGGGGACGGCATGCACGAACACCCCACCCAGGCCCTCCTGGACGCCGCCACCCTGCGCGAGCGGCTCGGCGACCTGGCCGGCAAGCGGATCGGGATCGTCGGCGACCTGCTGCACAGCCGGGTCGCCCGCTCCAACGTGCACCTGCTGCGCACCCTCGGCGCCGAGGTCGTCCTGGTCGCCCCGCCCACCCTGGTGCCCGTCGGCGTCGAGCAGTGGGGCGTGCCGGTCAGCTACGACCTGGACGCCGAACTGCCCGCGCTGGACGCGGTCATGCTGCTGCGGGTGCAGGCCGAACGCATGCACGGCGGATACTTCCCCTCCGCCAAGGAATATTCGATCGCCTACGGCCTCAACGAGGCCCGACTGCGGATGCTGCCCGAACACGCGGTCGTGCTGCATCCCGGTCCGATGCTGCGCGGCATGGAGATCGCCTCCGCGGTCGCCGACTCGCCCCGCGCGGCCATCACCGACCAGGTCAGCAACGGAGTGCACATGAGGATGGCGGTTCTGTACCACCTGCTGGCCGGAGAGGAGGCCGTCGCGTGA
- the pyrR gene encoding bifunctional pyr operon transcriptional regulator/uracil phosphoribosyltransferase PyrR: protein MLVPRPERGGAADPAGERELLSVGDVARTIARMAHQVIEKTALDAAGSAPVALLGIHTRGAPLARRLAERIADFSGVEVELGSLDVTLYRDDLRRRPNRPLERTRLPETGIDDHLVILVDDVLFSGRTIRAALDALRDHGRPAAVQLAVLVDRGHRELPIRADYVGKNVPTSRSEEVAVLLSEVDGRDAVVLRRSEEGDPQR from the coding sequence ATCCTCGTGCCACGCCCCGAGCGGGGTGGCGCGGCGGACCCGGCCGGAGAGCGTGAACTGCTCTCGGTCGGCGATGTCGCGCGCACCATCGCCCGCATGGCCCACCAGGTCATCGAGAAAACCGCGCTGGACGCCGCGGGCAGCGCGCCCGTCGCCCTGCTCGGCATCCACACCCGCGGCGCGCCACTGGCCCGCAGGCTCGCCGAACGCATCGCCGACTTCAGCGGCGTCGAGGTCGAGCTGGGCTCCCTGGACGTCACCCTCTACCGGGACGACCTGCGCCGCCGCCCCAACCGGCCCCTGGAGCGCACCCGGCTGCCCGAGACCGGCATCGACGACCACCTGGTGATCCTGGTCGACGACGTGCTCTTCTCCGGCCGCACCATCCGGGCCGCCCTGGACGCCCTGCGCGACCACGGCCGCCCCGCCGCCGTGCAGCTGGCCGTGCTCGTCGACCGCGGCCACCGCGAACTCCCCATCCGCGCCGACTACGTCGGCAAGAACGTGCCGACCTCCCGCAGCGAGGAGGTCGCCGTGCTGTTGTCCGAAGTGGACGGACGGGACGCGGTCGTGCTGCGCCGGAGCGAAGAAGGAGACCCCCAGCGGTGA
- the nusB gene encoding transcription antitermination factor NusB yields the protein MGARSKARKRAVDVLFEADQRNLDPVTLLSGRVGSPDVPPVNDYTVTLVEGVTSHRDRIDELIIEHSEGWSLSRMPAVDRAVLRLGLFELLWASDVPDAVAIDEAIELAKALSTDDSPRFVNGVLGRIAGIADHLRAANNG from the coding sequence ATGGGCGCCAGGAGCAAAGCCCGCAAACGCGCCGTCGACGTCCTCTTCGAGGCCGACCAGCGCAACCTCGACCCGGTCACGCTGCTCTCCGGCCGGGTCGGCTCGCCCGACGTGCCGCCGGTCAACGACTACACGGTCACCCTGGTGGAAGGCGTCACCAGTCACCGTGACCGCATCGACGAACTGATCATCGAGCACTCCGAGGGCTGGTCGCTGTCCCGGATGCCCGCGGTCGACCGCGCGGTGCTGCGCCTGGGCCTGTTCGAGCTGCTGTGGGCGAGCGATGTGCCGGACGCGGTCGCCATCGACGAGGCGATCGAACTCGCCAAGGCGCTGTCCACCGATGATTCGCCGCGCTTCGTCAACGGCGTGCTCGGCCGGATCGCCGGTATCGCCGATCACCTGCGCGCGGCCAACAACGGCTGA
- a CDS encoding alkaline phosphatase family protein — protein sequence MRLPLRRSAGAIAAAIGLLLTSISPAAAVAPAPKVLVIGIDGLLVSRIADANAPTLQGLQRTGTEARSLLYANPMAATSSGPGWSTILTGTWPDQHGVKENSFAGNRLAEYPDWLSRVEAADPGKDTWAAMDWKPIGDRIIGDKIDTKIVLDGDRDGYVAHDATIVQRAEAHLKNDKADASYVYLGQQDIVGHNKGAASPEYLTELARMDGYVRRLLDAVAARAGRADEKWLVMITTDHGHTPGGGHGGPSLDERSTFILATGDGVPAAKPRTTRLVDLAHTALTHLGVTPDAKLAGRSLFAPVADPFETAQLKPAQTENIPASVLGWTQQFPSGWSVDNAAQPGGGVPEWRGWTLTTDAFWSAAQTGQNRETFVRGRGVIAVADSDEWADTADATGKKFDSTLWTPATTGTGGSLRVELTHYYRQEGGQLAQLLLQVDGGTPVEVRKWTADTPGGRESVTVPLPSGAKNARIGLRLAGVNNWYWAVDEVSVTRGA from the coding sequence ATGCGGCTACCACTGCGTCGCTCGGCGGGGGCGATCGCTGCGGCGATCGGGCTACTGCTCACCTCGATCTCACCTGCCGCCGCGGTCGCGCCGGCGCCCAAGGTGCTGGTCATCGGCATCGACGGACTGCTGGTCTCCCGGATCGCCGATGCCAACGCGCCCACCCTGCAGGGACTCCAGCGCACCGGCACCGAGGCGCGCAGCCTGCTCTACGCCAACCCGATGGCCGCCACCTCCTCCGGCCCCGGCTGGTCGACCATCCTCACCGGCACCTGGCCTGACCAGCACGGCGTCAAGGAGAACTCCTTCGCGGGCAACCGCCTCGCCGAGTATCCCGACTGGCTGAGCCGGGTTGAAGCCGCCGATCCGGGCAAGGACACCTGGGCGGCGATGGACTGGAAGCCGATCGGCGACCGCATCATCGGCGACAAGATCGACACCAAGATCGTCCTGGACGGCGACCGGGACGGCTACGTCGCGCACGACGCCACCATCGTCCAGCGCGCCGAGGCCCATCTGAAGAACGACAAGGCGGACGCCTCCTACGTCTACCTCGGGCAGCAGGACATCGTCGGGCACAACAAGGGCGCGGCCAGCCCCGAGTACCTCACCGAACTCGCCCGCATGGACGGCTACGTGCGCCGGCTGCTGGACGCCGTCGCCGCCCGCGCCGGCCGCGCGGACGAGAAGTGGCTGGTCATGATCACCACTGACCACGGGCACACCCCCGGCGGCGGCCACGGCGGACCCAGCCTGGACGAGCGCAGCACCTTCATCCTGGCCACCGGCGACGGCGTCCCTGCCGCCAAACCCCGCACCACCCGCCTGGTCGACCTCGCGCACACCGCGCTCACCCACCTCGGCGTCACCCCCGACGCCAAGCTGGCGGGCCGTTCGCTGTTCGCGCCGGTCGCCGACCCGTTCGAGACCGCCCAGCTCAAGCCCGCGCAGACGGAGAACATCCCGGCCTCGGTGCTCGGCTGGACCCAGCAGTTCCCCAGCGGCTGGAGCGTGGACAACGCGGCCCAGCCCGGCGGCGGCGTGCCCGAGTGGCGGGGCTGGACCCTGACCACCGACGCGTTCTGGTCCGCCGCCCAGACCGGGCAGAACCGGGAGACCTTCGTCCGGGGTCGCGGGGTGATCGCGGTCGCCGACTCCGACGAGTGGGCCGACACCGCCGATGCCACCGGCAAGAAGTTCGACTCCACCCTCTGGACCCCGGCCACCACCGGCACCGGTGGCAGCCTCCGGGTCGAGCTGACCCACTACTACCGGCAGGAAGGCGGCCAGCTCGCCCAGCTTCTTCTGCAGGTTGACGGCGGCACGCCGGTGGAGGTCCGGAAGTGGACCGCGGACACCCCCGGTGGGCGGGAATCGGTGACCGTGCCACTACCCAGCGGCGCCAAAAACGCCCGGATCGGGCTACGGCTGGCCGGGGTGAACAACTGGTACTGGGCGGTAGACGAGGTTTCTGTCACTAGAGGGGCCTGA
- the efp gene encoding elongation factor P: MATTNDLKNGLVLNIDRQLWAVVEFQHVKPGKGPAFVRTKLKHVLTGKVVDKTFNAGVKVETATVDRREMTYLYRDGEQFVFMDLESYEQIPVDEGTVGDAAKYLLENANAMVASHEGSPLFVELSASVELIIRHTDPGLQGDRSTGGTKPATLETGAEIQVPLFVSTGEKVKVDTRDGRYLGRVNS; encoded by the coding sequence GTGGCCACCACCAACGACCTCAAAAACGGACTGGTGCTCAACATTGACCGCCAGCTCTGGGCGGTCGTCGAGTTCCAGCACGTCAAGCCCGGCAAGGGCCCCGCGTTCGTGCGGACCAAGCTCAAGCACGTGCTGACCGGCAAGGTGGTGGACAAGACCTTCAACGCGGGTGTGAAGGTCGAGACCGCCACTGTCGACCGCCGGGAGATGACCTACCTCTACCGCGACGGCGAGCAGTTCGTCTTCATGGACCTGGAGAGCTACGAGCAGATCCCGGTGGACGAGGGCACCGTCGGCGACGCGGCCAAGTACCTGCTGGAGAACGCCAACGCGATGGTCGCCTCGCACGAGGGATCGCCGCTGTTCGTGGAGCTGTCCGCCTCGGTCGAGCTGATCATCAGGCACACCGACCCCGGCCTGCAGGGCGACCGTTCCACCGGTGGCACCAAGCCCGCCACCCTGGAGACCGGCGCGGAGATCCAGGTCCCGCTGTTCGTCTCCACCGGCGAGAAGGTCAAGGTGGACACCCGGGACGGGCGTTACCTCGGTCGCGTCAACTCCTGA
- a CDS encoding GNAT family N-acetyltransferase — protein sequence MSLPVLRTDRLVLRPLTAGDEERLVTAFAGEGLDGSPYTSVDLADPEALRALLTMNLVEQRTDGLGHCVFEVDGVAAGFGHLSAFRQFPPPFLSMGWAIGGGYRGKGLATEAVQALLQHAHDTVGAPAVWALIHPDNLPSKRVAERAGFVNVGWQEKLGQSVEVHVSLRPSRTQPRRLVRT from the coding sequence ATGAGCCTGCCGGTCCTGCGCACCGACCGCCTCGTGCTCCGGCCGCTCACCGCCGGTGACGAGGAACGCCTGGTCACCGCGTTCGCCGGAGAAGGACTGGACGGGTCGCCCTACACCTCGGTCGACCTGGCCGACCCGGAGGCGTTGCGGGCGCTGCTGACCATGAACCTGGTCGAGCAGCGCACGGACGGGCTGGGGCACTGCGTGTTCGAGGTCGACGGGGTGGCCGCCGGGTTCGGGCACCTGTCCGCCTTCCGGCAGTTCCCGCCGCCGTTCTTGTCCATGGGCTGGGCGATCGGCGGCGGCTACCGTGGCAAGGGTCTGGCCACCGAGGCGGTGCAGGCACTGCTCCAGCACGCGCACGACACGGTGGGGGCGCCCGCGGTGTGGGCGCTGATCCACCCGGACAACCTGCCCAGCAAGCGGGTGGCCGAGCGGGCCGGGTTCGTCAACGTCGGCTGGCAGGAGAAGCTCGGCCAGTCGGTGGAGGTGCACGTGTCGCTGCGGCCCAGCCGCACCCAGCCCCGCCGACTGGTGCGGACCTGA
- a CDS encoding GNAT family N-acetyltransferase, which produces MVATLLRTRRLVLRPLELADVPRLAEVFADPETSRWLGRDLSRPEVVREWAEERTSASYPEGMGYLTFLLDGVVIGYGHLRPSHELPAPAVEIGWSIGRAHWGLGLAGEAARALLEHGFEGLGLPAVWALVRPENEPSLRLAGRLGFVEVASGVHYGAEHRVFVRLGETTPRVGALPRR; this is translated from the coding sequence ATGGTGGCGACGCTGCTGCGGACCCGGCGGCTGGTGTTACGGCCGCTGGAACTGGCCGATGTGCCGCGGCTGGCCGAGGTGTTCGCGGACCCGGAGACCTCGCGCTGGCTCGGGCGGGATCTGTCCAGGCCCGAGGTGGTGCGGGAGTGGGCCGAGGAGCGGACCTCGGCCAGCTACCCCGAGGGCATGGGGTATCTGACCTTCCTGCTCGACGGGGTCGTCATCGGCTACGGGCACCTGCGGCCCTCGCACGAACTGCCCGCGCCCGCGGTGGAGATCGGCTGGTCCATCGGGCGGGCGCATTGGGGGCTCGGGCTGGCGGGAGAGGCTGCGCGGGCGTTGCTGGAGCACGGGTTCGAGGGGTTGGGGTTGCCCGCGGTGTGGGCGTTGGTGCGGCCGGAGAACGAGCCCAGCCTGCGGCTGGCGGGGCGGCTCGGCTTTGTCGAGGTGGCCTCGGGGGTGCATTACGGGGCTGAGCACCGGGTGTTCGTTCGGCTGGGTGAGACCACGCCGCGAGTGGGTGCGCTGCCCCGGCGCTGA